One Hordeum vulgare subsp. vulgare chromosome 4H, MorexV3_pseudomolecules_assembly, whole genome shotgun sequence DNA window includes the following coding sequences:
- the LOC123449387 gene encoding membrane-associated progesterone-binding protein 4 has protein sequence MALGARLLLGLALLTALIAVLLQLYRLRKPRLWTLDELSIYNGTDEGLPILLGILGSVFDVTKGRSHYGPGGGYHHFSGRDASRAFVSGNFTGDGLTDSLHGLSSMEVNSIVDWRKFYVERYIFAGKIVGRYYDSEGNPTKYLKGVEMKAKRGAQLLEKQKREEDKIPSCNSKWSQAEGGEVWCETGYPRLVRRPGDIALTGQVSQRCACFREEELGRPGLVVYQGCDHQSTSCIVK, from the exons ATGGCGCTCGGCGCCCGCCTCCTCCTGGGCCTCGCGCTGCTCACCGCCCTAATCGCCGTCCTCCTCCAGCTCTACCGCCTCAGGAAGCCG AGGTTGTGGACGCTGGATGAGTTGTCGATATACAATGGAACGGATGAGGGGTTGCCCATATTGCTTGGTATTTTGGG CTCCGTGTTTGACGTCACAAAAGGAAGGTCACATTATGGCCCTGGAGGAGGCTATCATCACTTTTCTGGCAG GGACGCATCGCGAGCTTTTGTTTCTGGAAATTTTACAG GTGATGGGCTGACAGATTCTTTACACGGTTTATCTAGTATGGAG GTAAATAGCATTGTTGACTGGAGGAAATTTTACGTTGAGAGATACAT ATTTGCTGGTAAAATTGTTGGACGCTACTACGATAGCGAGGGCAATCCTACAAAATATCTGAAGGGTGTAGAGATGAAGGCAAAAAGAGGTGCTCAACTTCTTGAGAAgcagaagagggaggaagataaaaTACCAAGCTGTAATTCAAAATGGAGCCAGGCAGAGGGTGGAGAA GTTTGGTGCGAGACAGGGTACCCGAGGTTAGTGAGGAGGCCAGGCGACATAGCTCTGACGGGGCAGGTGAGCCAGCGGTGCGCCTGTTTccgggaggaggagctcgggaggcCGGGGCTAGTGGTGTACCAAGGCTGTGATCACCAGTCCACATCCTGCATAGTcaagtag